The Pseudomonas entomophila genome segment GCGCGAAGTGCGAAGCGAAGGCATAGGGCATGCCGCGCATGCCAGCAAGCTGGGCACTGAACAGGCTGGAGCCGAGCAGCCACATAGGCACTTCGGTGTCGTGGCCGGGCACTGCGATGACTTTCTGGTCGTCGGTACGCGGCCCGAGGTAACGCGACAGTTCTTCCACATCGTCCGGGAAGTCATCGGCGCTGCCGGAGCGTTCGCGGCGCAGGGCACGGGCGGTCATCTGGTCGGAACCGGGCGCACGGCCCAGGCCCAGGTCGATGCGGCCAGGGTACAGGCTGGCCAGGGTGCCGAATTGCTCGGCGATCACCAGCGGCGCATGGTTGGGCAGCATCACGCCACCGGAGCCGATGCGAATGGTCGAGGTGCCACCGGCCAGGTAGCCGATCAGCACGGCGGTGGCGGAGCTGGCGATGCCGTCCATGTTGTGGTGTTCGGCCACCCAGAAGCGGTGGTAACCGAAGCGCTCGGCATGTTGCGCCAGGTCCAGCGAGTTGCGCAGCGACTGCGCCGGGCCGCCGTCGGCGCGCACGGGCACCAGGTCGAGGGTGGAAATCTTCAGGTCTCGCAGGTGCGTCATCGGAGCCTCCGCAATCAGTGGTTGGCCAGGGGCCTTTGGGACTTTGTATGGGCACATTCGAAGGATTCAATGCCTGCGTGCATATGCC includes the following:
- a CDS encoding LLM class flavin-dependent oxidoreductase yields the protein MTHLRDLKISTLDLVPVRADGGPAQSLRNSLDLAQHAERFGYHRFWVAEHHNMDGIASSATAVLIGYLAGGTSTIRIGSGGVMLPNHAPLVIAEQFGTLASLYPGRIDLGLGRAPGSDQMTARALRRERSGSADDFPDDVEELSRYLGPRTDDQKVIAVPGHDTEVPMWLLGSSLFSAQLAGMRGMPYAFASHFAPRYMHEAIRIYRDHFKPSTTLDKPYVMLGIPMVVAETDEKAEYLATSVYQRILALIRGQSLIQRPPVESMNGLWLPHERDAVSSFLGLAMIGSPQKVRAKVEVLLEQTGADELIFTSDLYEHADRVRSYELMAQALKVQERLQPRTPA